A window of Maioricimonas rarisocia genomic DNA:
GGACGCTGCTCCCACCAGGTGAGCCCGGTTCAATGACTTCGAACATTGAATGCCATCTGCTGATCGACGGAAGACAGTGGTCTCCGACCGTGGCCGGCTGGCTGCATCGCGAGTGGTATGCCGCGCGCGGGACGTTGCTGCCGGAGATGCAGCGACAGCTCGAGCAGCGATCGAACCGCCGCTCTCTGCCGCTTGCAGCGGTGGCCTTGCGCGACGGAACGGCAATCGGGACGGCGAGCCTGGTCAGCTACGAGTGTCCGGCCGTGCATCCGGAGCCACGGTGCTTTCTCGCCGATGTGTACGTTCTCCCGCCGTGTCGCGGGCAGGGGGTGGCGACCACATTGTGTCGCTGGATGATCGAAACCGCGCGGCAACTCGGTCTACCGGAACTGTTCGTAATGACGGCACGTCCCCCGTTGCTGTATAAACGTCTGGGGTGGCGGGTCGTCCAAGAGAATCTGGCGGGGCCCCGAGCCCGAAATGTCACGATGATGGTGCTTCCGCTCTCTACCGAGGGCGAAGCGGGGCAGGAAGCGAACACAGCGGTCCGGACGCAGTAACGGGCGCACAGACGCGGGACCGGGACGATGGCACGAGCTGACGAGAAACTGAAAGCTTCCCTCAAGGCCTGGAGAAAGATCTGCCCCGAGGACCCGACCGACATCGAGGATGTCGGCAAGACGCAGGCGGCCACCGACAAGATCGAGCGGGAACTGATGACCCTCAAGGTTCAGTTCCGCCGCAAGGCAGACGAGTACGAAGAGTTTTCTGCCGACGATGTCGCCGCTCACCTCAAGGAGGTGAAGGCGTACCAGAAGGTGCTCCGTGAGGTGCAGTCCGAACAGACGGAACTGAAGAAGTGGCTCGCCAAGGTTCGCTCGTCGCCGTCGGCACTCCCGTTTGCCCTGGTCGTCAAGGGGAACGACAAAGGGAGTCTGCACGTCTTCAAGCAGGAAAACCGCGTCGACCGGTCAGCCCGTGAGGGGAAGCAGGACATCACCGGCTCGAAGGTGCACAACGGCACCTGCGAGTACACGGGTGGCAAGCTCGTCTTCGATTTCGAAGACAACGCCCGGGCCCCCTGGAAGCCGCTGCTGCAGAAGCTGGTGAATCGCGCGGGCGTCAATATGAAGGTGGCGCTGGCACGCAATTCGGAGAGCGACGAGCCGTCGTAGCGTTCCTTCTGAATGTCGGATGCGGCAGCGAAACGCCCGTCCCGAGGCTCTTCAACCAGAAGGAGAGCGCGCGGTGTCCTCGCCGACACTTGCGGCCGCTGGATCGCCTGGATCAGCATCGCGTCCGAGCTCGAACATCCAGAACATCAGTTCGAAGAAGACAGGGATGAACGCGAGGAAGACACCGTTGGTCAGCAGCGAGAACAGATAGTCCTCGTTGCGTGTGACCCGCAGCAGAAAGAAC
This region includes:
- a CDS encoding GNAT family N-acetyltransferase; translated protein: MTSNIECHLLIDGRQWSPTVAGWLHREWYAARGTLLPEMQRQLEQRSNRRSLPLAAVALRDGTAIGTASLVSYECPAVHPEPRCFLADVYVLPPCRGQGVATTLCRWMIETARQLGLPELFVMTARPPLLYKRLGWRVVQENLAGPRARNVTMMVLPLSTEGEAGQEANTAVRTQ